ACTCGCCTTGCGGTTCGAGAGGTTCGCGATACGGGTCGGGCGGCACAGGGGGTGCGGCTGCAGGGCTTGGGCGAAAGGGGCCGAGTTGGCGCGGTGACGGCCCTGGTGACGGAGGAAGAGGAAGGCGTGGGCGAGGAAACCCCCCAGGAGGAGCCAGAGCAGACCTAGGGGGCAGGGAGATGCTGGACCTCAAGCTCATTCGCGAACACCCCGACCTCATCCGGGCAAAGCTGGCGCAGCGAGGCGGGGCGTACGATTTGGACAATCTGCTGAAGCTGGACGCCGAGCGGCGGCGGCTGGTGACCGAAGTCGAGCGCCTCCGGCGTGAGAAGAAATCAATTTCCGAACGGGTACGCGACCTGAAGGGCGACGAGCGGGCTGGCGGCGAGGCCCAGGAGATGATGGCCAAGAGCCGGGAAATCTCGAGCGCCCTCAAGGAGGGCGAGGATCGTCTGCAGGCCCTCGAACATGAACTAGAACACCTACTGCTTCTGGTCCCGAACCTCCCCCACGACTCAGTCCCGGCTGGGCAGACCCCAGAAGACAACGTTGAGGTCCGCCTCTGGGGGACGCCCCGGACGTTCGATTTTGAGCCGAGGCCCCACTGGGAGATCGGAGAGGAATTAGGGATCCTGGATCTTGCCCGGGCCGCTCGGATCGCGGGAGCCCGCTTTCCCCTCCTGCAGGGAGACGGGGCCCTCATGGAGCGGGCCCTCATCAACTTCATGGTCGATCTGCACGTGCGGGAGCACGGCTACACCGAGGTGGTCCCGCCCCTCATGGTCAATGAAGACAGCATGACCGGAACCGGACAGCTGCCCAAGTTCGCCCAGGAGCTGTTCAGGATGGCAGACGACCCTTACTATCTCATTCCCACCGCAGAGGTTTCAGTTACCAACATCCATCGGGAAGAGATCCTCGGGCCCGGAAACCTCCCGCGGAATTATGTCGCGTTCACCCCCTGCTTCCGCCGCGAGGCGGGCTCATATGGGAAGGACACGCGCGGGATTATCCGCCAGCACCAGTTCAACAAAGTCGAGCTGGTGAAGTTTTCCGAGGGGGCGAAGTCGTACGAGGCATTAGAGCAGCTGACCCGCGATGCCGAAGAGGTCTTGAAACGGCTGGGCATTCCCCACCGCGTGGTGACACTCTGCGCGGGCGATTTGGGCTTTGCGGCTGCCAAGACATATGACATCGAGGGCTGGTTTCCCAGCCAGCAGGTGTACCGCGAGATCTCTTCCTGCAGCAATTTCGAGGACTTTCAAGCGCGACGGGCCGCCATTCGGTACCGCCCCGCGCCCGGGGCCAAGGTCGAGTTTGCCCACACCCTCAATGGCTCTGGCGTCGCCATCGGCCGGACCTGGGCCGCCATTCTCGAGAACTATCAAGAAGCCGATGGCAGCGTGACCATCCCCGAAGCGCTCAGGCCCTATATGGGAGGCCTGAAAAAGATCGAACCTCACTAGGCCCCGCCTAGCGGGATCACGTTGACAGTTCACAGTTCACAGTCAGAAGAGCTATAATGGATTGGCTTTACCCGTGAACCCTGAACGGTGAGCAGTGAACCGAATGGAGGGGTGGCCGAGTCAGGTTTAAGGCGGCGGTCTTGAAAACCGTTAGGCGATGAGCCTCGTGGGTTCGAATCCTACCCCCTCCGCCACGCAATCGTTCAGAGCGCATAGCTGAGCGTCCAGAGGCGAGAGCTGAGAGCTAACAGTTGAGAGTTGAGGGCAGAATCTCGGCTTTCTGGTTCTTGCTCTCAACTATCCGCCCTCGACTATAAGCGAATGAAACGGAGAGGTGGCCGAGTCAGGCTTAAGGCAGCCGCCTGCTAAGCGGTTGTAGGGTGATGAGCTCTACCCCGGGTTCGAATCCCGGCCTCTCCGCCATTTTCAGCAGTCCGCTGTCAGCAATCAGCTGTCAGCATGAAGGCGAGAATAAGGATCTTTGCTGACTGCTGACAGCCGACAGCTGCTTCACAGGGCGCCCGTAGCTCAGTTGGATAGAGTGCCTGGCTACGAACCAGGAGGTCGGGAGTTCGAATCTCTCCGGGCGCACCACCATATCGACACTAATCCATGGCCCGCAGGAAAAAGCAAAACGCCCTCGCGGGCCGCTACCCGAGAGGGCGTCTGGTTCGCCGTGCTCTGCACGACTACTTCGTCAGGTTACCCTGCCGCGAGCTCCTTGACATCCTGGGTAGTCAATCCCTTTCCACCGATCCCCCAATCGCCGCGCTTCACCTCGTCGATCACGACCCAGGTGACCTGACGCATGTTCTCACCCTCGACAGAGACCATTGCGTCAAGAGTCTCTATGGCGTTGTTCGCTTAGGCCGCGTACCACAGCACCGCGATGAAGTGACATGCGGTGCCTGCCATAACGAACAGGTGCCAGACGAAATGGCTGTAGGGGACCCGCTTCGCGGCGAAAAACACTACACCCCCCGTGTACGCGATGCCGCCTGCAAGGAGCCAGAACAGACCCCACGGTGGCACACGGAGCACCAATGGCTTTACCGCGATGAGGACGAGCCACCCCATGGCGAGATACACGCATGTCGAAATGACCGGGTACCGTATCCCGCCGACAGCCTTGAGGACGATACCAGCAACGGCCAGACTCCACACGAGCACGAACAGCGTCCAGCCCCACGGGCCGCGGAGCACGCCAAGCGTGAACGGCGTGTACGTGCCCGCGATCAAGAGGTAGATCGCTCCGTGATCGAGAACCTGGAATACCCGCTTGGCCCGATTCTTTGGCAACGCGTGGTACAGCGTGGATGCGAGGTACAGCACCACCATCGTCGCCGCAAAGACGCTCACGCCCAGAATTCCCGATACGCCGCCACGCTGAAGTGCGGCAAGGACGAGAACTGGGGCAGCAGCCACTGCCGCCAGCAAGCCGACACCATGGCTGACGCTGTTCGCGATTTCTTCCCCGAGCGACTGCGTGCGTTCTCGCCGTGCGGGCGCCTCGATCACGACTCTATATCCTGCGCGGCCCATCTACAATTGGGCTGCATAACCAATGTGGCAGACACTGCCATTCTTATATCTTATACCCTAAATGGGATCGCTCGTAAATGCATCTGCACTGGGATTTCCTGTAGGGCCCATGATGTAGCTGGCGGGCCAACGTTTGTGCCGGAGGTGGGCCAGGAGCTACGCCAACCCCGGTTCCATCTGTCCGTCTCATGAGGAGGGCCTCAGTATCCGCCACTGCGGATGGTGTGGCAAGCATGCGAAATAGGTCAAGGCAGATGCTCACCCGTGGTTCCTTTCCCGTGAATGTATTGTTGCAGGACTTGACCTCGCCTCCACTCTTCCATGTCCAGCATAAGAAAATACCGCTTGACAGGAAGAGAGCGACAGGTTATTCTGTTGTCAGCTTTCGTGTTTGGCTTGTTGTGGAAACGGAAACCGCAAGGGCTTCATGAAAAGCCCTTGCGGTTTTTTTATGCGGTCAGGTCTCGTTTCGACGGGACCTTACCCCCGGGCAGCGCCCGGGGATCCTAAAAAGAGAGGAGGGAGAAAGGAACATGGCATACACTGGCACCGTGAAGTGGTTCAACGACGCCAAGGGCTACGGATTCATCGAGCGACCAGACGGCGACGATGTTTTTGTGCACTATTCGGCGATCGAAGGCGGCGGATTCAAGACCCTGTCCGAGGGGGACTCGCTTGAGTTCGATGTCGTGGAAGGACCAAAGGGCAAGCAGGCGGCCAACGTCATCAAGCGATAGTTGGTCGGATGCAGCTCAGGACAGAAAGGGCCTCGAGATTTTCGGGGCCCTTTCTATTTGGGTCAGGTTCAGGGAGCCATACAAGCTACAAGTTATGGGGTCAAATCTTTACTTGTGAGTCAATATGCCTCGCTCTACGCTCTCGAAAAGCTTTCTCAATCCAGCATCCCGTTGCATCTCGCGCTGGAGATCCCCTCGCATCCGGGGGAGAGAAAAGGGGATAAGTTCAATTACTCACAACAGTTGCGTTTTTGGGTCACGAAATGTCACGTTTGGCCGTGTCCTGCACACCTAAGTCTTTGAAGTTATTGAATCTATTGTGTCGCGCCTCGATCTACGAATCCGCAGGTCAGAGGTTCGAATCCTCTTGGGCGCACCAAATCACCAGGCACTTTTCAACCCCCCGACCCTTAATTGTTCCCAGCCCCAGAGTTGTACGGTATTGAGCCCGGCATATACCCCTATGGCGACCGATTTGACTCAAGAGTAAAGATGCGACCCCAGGGCACGCTTTATGTCTAACGACGAACCTTAGCCGCCCTCGTACCGCGTTGGCTCGAGCGTGGCGCGACGCCCCTTTTTCGGGATTTATGGGGCGCTACCTTGGTCCCCATTTGAGCCAATAGTTTTGATGCGTCTTGAGCTGGCATAGGCCGGCCAAGTAAATACCCCTGTGCTTCATCACATTTGAGCGAGCGCAAATACGCCAATTGCTCTTGCG
This Candidatus Methylomirabilota bacterium DNA region includes the following protein-coding sequences:
- the serS gene encoding serine--tRNA ligase is translated as MLDLKLIREHPDLIRAKLAQRGGAYDLDNLLKLDAERRRLVTEVERLRREKKSISERVRDLKGDERAGGEAQEMMAKSREISSALKEGEDRLQALEHELEHLLLLVPNLPHDSVPAGQTPEDNVEVRLWGTPRTFDFEPRPHWEIGEELGILDLARAARIAGARFPLLQGDGALMERALINFMVDLHVREHGYTEVVPPLMVNEDSMTGTGQLPKFAQELFRMADDPYYLIPTAEVSVTNIHREEILGPGNLPRNYVAFTPCFRREAGSYGKDTRGIIRQHQFNKVELVKFSEGAKSYEALEQLTRDAEEVLKRLGIPHRVVTLCAGDLGFAAAKTYDIEGWFPSQQVYREISSCSNFEDFQARRAAIRYRPAPGAKVEFAHTLNGSGVAIGRTWAAILENYQEADGSVTIPEALRPYMGGLKKIEPH
- a CDS encoding 4-oxalocrotonate tautomerase, yielding MVSVEGENMRQVTWVVIDEVKRGDWGIGGKGLTTQDVKELAAG
- a CDS encoding hemolysin III family protein, translating into MGRAGYRVVIEAPARRERTQSLGEEIANSVSHGVGLLAAVAAAPVLVLAALQRGGVSGILGVSVFAATMVVLYLASTLYHALPKNRAKRVFQVLDHGAIYLLIAGTYTPFTLGVLRGPWGWTLFVLVWSLAVAGIVLKAVGGIRYPVISTCVYLAMGWLVLIAVKPLVLRVPPWGLFWLLAGGIAYTGGVVFFAAKRVPYSHFVWHLFVMAGTACHFIAVLWYAA
- a CDS encoding cold shock domain-containing protein — translated: MAYTGTVKWFNDAKGYGFIERPDGDDVFVHYSAIEGGGFKTLSEGDSLEFDVVEGPKGKQAANVIKR